Genomic DNA from Ilyobacter polytropus DSM 2926:
AATAAAAAACATTTATCCCCAGATGCAATTGTTAATTTAAAGTCAATGGAAGAATTAAATTACATAGAAGAAGAAGACGGGATTATTAAAATCGGAGCAACGGCTACCCACAACCAGATTGCAAATTCGTTGTTAATTAAAGAAAAAGCCTTGGCTTTGGCGCAGGCTTGTAAAAGCGTGGGGTCAACCCAAATAAGAAATCTCGGTACAATAGGAGGAAATATTGTCAATGCTTCTCCAGCTGCTGACTCAGTTGCGGCATTGCTTGCTTTAGATGCAAGTGTTCTATTAGAAAGTTATGGAGACAAAAGAAAAGTTAAGATATCGGATTTGCATACACATACTGGCGGTATTGATCTTAATAAAGGTGAAGTCTTAACAGAAATTTCTTTTAAATCATACAGTAAAAATATTTTTTCGTACTTCGTAAAATTTGGTCTAAGGGAAGCTCTAGCCATAGTAGAACTTAGTGTAACTGCAGTAATGGAAATTGATGAAAATAATTTTTGTAAGGACGCAAAAATATCCATAGGTGCAATAGAGAGGCATCCTGTAAGTGCAAAATGTGTAGAAGAGGAATTTGTCGGAAAGGAATTAAACTTAGAAACCATCGAAGACTGTATAGAAAAAATGTCCGAGT
This window encodes:
- a CDS encoding FAD binding domain-containing protein; this encodes MIREIEYYAPTHKKELFEIIHNDNRDICLIAGGTDLIININKKHLSPDAIVNLKSMEELNYIEEEDGIIKIGATATHNQIANSLLIKEKALALAQACKSVGSTQIRNLGTIGGNIVNASPAADSVAALLALDASVLLESYGDKRKVKISDLHTHTGGIDLNKGEVLTEISFKSYSKNIFSYFVKFGLREALAIVELSVTAVMEIDENNFCKDAKISIGAIERHPVSAKCVEEEFVGKELNLETIEDCIEKMSEFTAKTLFKTPFKDLIPYKKQCIKGVSREVFEAIYYKAVRK